The following is a genomic window from Armatimonadota bacterium.
GGAACGGACGACACCGTCCCCGTACCCGCAGATCTGCCGCGTCGAGCAAACCATGTCGTAAAGGCGCTGCAGCAGCTCCCGGGCGGGCAGCGTGTCGCCGTACTTCAGCCCGAGAAGCTGCAGAAGGTCGAGATCCTTCTTCTCATCGCGCAGGGCCATCCCGATGCGGCCCGCGCACCAGTTGCGCTGCGCGTCATAGTCCGAACACGGCGGGCAGATGTCGCACGGGCCGGAGACGAGCGTGATCGGCATCTGCGGGTCCCTCCGGCACGCGTCAATCGCCTCGAACAGGTTGTCCTCCGCGATCGGTTCGAGGGCATCCCTGCCGCCGTGGAAACAGGTCATGCACATGAGGTGATGAGGCCGCACGCGCAGCGCCCGCGCCTCATACATCGCGGCAGCCGATGCATCCTTCACCCGCGCCTTCTCGGATGCTTCCCGCAGGGGGATGATTGCCTCCGCGCCCCGGGCGTGACCCCGTTCGTAGTTCCCGCTCCGCGCGAGACGGCACCCCTGCCAGGTCTCCGAAGTCACCTCGGCGTAACCGCAGATCCCGGTGCAGGTGGAAATGACGGCGAAGACGCCGTTGAATAGATCCCACGCCGGCCGCGTGTCGCCCGGCGCCAACCCCAGCAGGTGCAGGATATCCAGGTCGCGCTTGTCGTTGAACAGGTCCCCCTCCGGCGTGTCGTAGGCGCGCCCCGGGTTCTGGTAGGAATACGCGGAGTTCACAGTGCAGCGCAGCGTCAGCGGCAGGCTGGGCTGCGCGCGCACCGCCGCCGCGATCTCATCGAGACGCTCGGCGAAGTAGTACTTCTCCCCGGCCTCCGCCCCCGCGCGGCAGATGCAGCACAGCAGTTGGTACGGACGGATGTCGAGCGACCCGAATTCGATCACGATTGCGTTCCCCTGTCCGCCCGTTCGGGGCGACCCCTCGCGAGTGCGCGCGCTCCGACAGAGGCGTGCCTGACGACGGGGCAGAATAGTGTCGCGAAGAGAAGGCTGGTTCCCTCGTCGTTTTGACGATCACAGCCGATAACCTGCACGCCCGCAAATCGGAGGCTCGAAATGAAGATCGCTGCGGTCACGCCCTTGTTCCTCGACCCCACGCTCCTCGTCCGCGTGGACACCGACGCCGGCATCACCGGCTGGGGCGAATGCAGCCCCATGAACGGTCGCGTCGTCGCGGCGCACGTGCGCCATTCACTCGCCGCCATCGCCCTCGGCCGTGACCCCTTCGACGTCGAGGCCGTCGTCGAGGACATGTTCGTCAGGACCTATAAGATCGCCGGCCAAAGCCAGGCCATGGCAATCAGCGGCGTCGAAATCGCCCTGTGGGACATCATGGGCAAGGCGCTGCAGGTCCCGATCTACAAGCTGCTCGGCGGCGCGTATCGCACTCGGATTCGCATGTATGCATCGAGCATGCGCCGCGATATCTCGCCGGAGGGGGAGGCCGATCGGCTCGCGCGGCTGGTCGAAGAGCGGGGATTCACGGCGGTCAAGGTGCGCGTTGGCCAGACCTATGGCTTCGACCGCGACGCCGCGCCCGGTCGCAGCGTCGGCGTCGTGCGCGAGGTGCGCAAACGCCTCGGCGATGCCATCGAGATCACGGTGGACGGCAATAGCTGCTTCAGCGCGCCGCGGGCGATTCAATTGGGCCGCTGCCTGGAGGAATACAACGTCTTCCACTTCGAGGAGCCGTGCCCATACACCGATCTCGATGCCACCGCGCAGGTCGCCGCCGCCCTCGACGTGCCCATCGCCGGGGGCGAGCAGGACTGGGATCTGCGCCGCTTCAAGGAGATGATGGAGAAGCGCGCGGTGGACATCGTGCAGCCCGATGTCATCAAGGCAGGCGGTTTCTCGGTGTGTAGGAAGGTCGCCGCGCTCGCCGAGGCCTTCGGTTGCGTCTGCACGCCGCACCAGACCCAGCCGCTGGGCACCATCGCCACCCTGCACTTCGCTGCTGCCACGCCGTGCTGCCGTTACTCCCAGGAATACAACATCGAGCCGCATCCCATCGGCGACAAGCTGTTCAGGAATCCCGTGCCCGTGGTGGATGGCTTTATGACCGTGCCCGAAGGCCCCGGCCTCGGCGTCGAGATAAACGAGGACCTGCTGAGCCGCGCGGAGGCGGTGTAAGGTCTGCCCGCACGTCGCCCTGAGCAGACTCGACGCAACCGCCGGCAAAGAAAGCCCGCGCATGCCCGGACGCATCAACAGACGAGATTTCCTGCGCATCATCGGCGGCGCCGCCGCCGGCATGGTGCTCGCGCCCGCCGGTGTCGCTCAAATGCGCGAGCCTGGAACGACCGACGGGAGACGACAGATGGCGAAGCTCACATACCGGGAACTGTACTGCCCCGCCCACTTCGGCAACTCATACGAGGTGATGTGGCCCAACGAAATGGAGCAGGTGCTGGCGGAGGCGCAGCACTGGGGCTTCAATGTCTACGGCGACTGGTTCGACACCGCCGACCTGAAAAACCCGCACAATAACCCCCGCGGCGAGTACCTCCTGCCCCACGCCCTGTGGGAGCGCAAGCTCGGCCACTTTCGCACGGCGATGGGCCTCGGCTTCGCCACCGACCTCGTCACCACGCCCAACCACGTGTTCCTCGACCAACTCGCCTCCGACCTCCTCGCCGACACCTCCGACCGGCGCTTCTTCGGCCAGCTTCTCTGCCCGTCAAAGCCCGCTGCCCGCGATACTATCTTGCGCAATCACCGCGACCTCTTCGAGGACTTCCGGAACGGCGGCGTGCGATTGAGTTCGATCTCCGGCTGCCCGTTCGACTACGGCGGGTGCGCGTGCGCGGCGTGTCGCCCGTGGATCGTGACGTTCGGCAAGCTCTTCGCGGAAATCCACGACGCCGCGAAGCAGTTCTTCCCGGACATCAAAGCGCGGCTCATCGGCTGGTGGTGGACGCGGGAGGAGCACGAACTTTTCAAGC
Proteins encoded in this region:
- a CDS encoding mandelate racemase/muconate lactonizing enzyme family protein, coding for MKIAAVTPLFLDPTLLVRVDTDAGITGWGECSPMNGRVVAAHVRHSLAAIALGRDPFDVEAVVEDMFVRTYKIAGQSQAMAISGVEIALWDIMGKALQVPIYKLLGGAYRTRIRMYASSMRRDISPEGEADRLARLVEERGFTAVKVRVGQTYGFDRDAAPGRSVGVVREVRKRLGDAIEITVDGNSCFSAPRAIQLGRCLEEYNVFHFEEPCPYTDLDATAQVAAALDVPIAGGEQDWDLRRFKEMMEKRAVDIVQPDVIKAGGFSVCRKVAALAEAFGCVCTPHQTQPLGTIATLHFAAATPCCRYSQEYNIEPHPIGDKLFRNPVPVVDGFMTVPEGPGLGVEINEDLLSRAEAV